In Salvelinus sp. IW2-2015 linkage group LG8, ASM291031v2, whole genome shotgun sequence, the sequence ttctggaATTGCCCCGAGTGTCACAGTCTCCCCATTGATTCTCTGCTCCCCGTTCGTCGGTCACCTTTTTCTGGACTAGCACAGCTAGGGAACAACCAACCTTCTGTATTTCAGAGAACAAACACAAGCTACCCATTTCTCTTTTGTCTTCCCCCCCAAAGTTTCTTTTTAAAATGAAAGATTGTATTTTATTGTTCATAAATCTAAACTATTTTTGGATGGTGTTCATACCAGAACATAAAAAAAGAGAATATTTTGAGAGTAAAAGTTGTATAAAGGCCATTTTGTTAACTGTTATATATAAAATTTAAAATGTACAattcttttttaaataaacaaaaaataaaagaaacaaattACAAAATGTACTATGAAGtgtattattaaatatgttgtgCACTTAGTAAGTGGAATTGTGTCATGTCCAATTGCTTGTTGAAAATGTAACAAGTTCGGTCGTCTGGGTTATCGTTGAGCTTTCAGTCGGGAAAGTTTCTGATTTTAAACTTGTACATCTAATCATGTCTAcgttcaaaatggcaccctttttgTCAAGGGACCATacggctctggtctaaagtattgcactatatagggaaaatggtGCCAATTGGGACGTACATGTATTACAGCCTTGACTGAGAGCCCTGAAGTATCAATCTGTAACCTAACTACTGCATCCTGACCCacagatatacactacatgactaaatgtatgtggacacctgctcgtcaaacatctcattccataatcatatggagttggtccccctttcctactagaacagcctccactcttctgggaaggctttccactagatgttggaacattactgtggggacttgcttccattcagccacaagagcattagtgaggtcaggcactgatgttggccgattaagcctggctcgctgtcggtgttccaattcatcccaaaagtgttcgatggagttgaggtcaaggctctgcaggccagtcaagttcttccacacaccgatctcgaccaaccatttctgtatggacctcgcatggtgcacggtggcattgtcatgctgaaacaggaaagggccttccccaaactgttgccacaaagttggaagcacagaatcgtctagaatgtcattgtatgctgtagcgttaggatttctcttcactggaactaaggggcctagcccaaaccatgaaaaacagcccaagaccattattcctRCtccaccaagctttacagttggcactatgcattggggcaggtagcgttcttctaatatctgccaaacctagatttgtccgttggacttccagatggtgaagtgtgagtcatcgtgtttccactgctccagagtccaatggcagcgagctttacaccactccagccgacgcttggcWTTGAGCATGGCTTAGGCTGCtcagcaatggaaacccattttgtgaagctcccgatgaacagttattgtgctgatgctgcttccagaggcagtttggaactcggtagcgcAACAGAAGATTCTGACGCGCTACGTGTGGTCCTGttcgacggtcccgttctgtcaGCTCGTGTGGCCTAcattttgcggctgagccgttgttgctcctagacatttccacttcacaaagcGTAGAGCTGctactttcaaggagtgggactctaacccgaaagcttataagaaatcccgctatgccctccgacgaaccataaaacaggcaaagtgtcagtacaggactaagatcgaaccgtactacaccggctccgacgctcgtcagatgtggcagggcttgcaaactattacagactacaaagggaagcacagccgagagctgcccagtgacacaagcctaccagaggagctaaataacttctatgctcgcttcgaggcaagtaacactgaaacatgcatgagagcatcagctgttcccggacgactgtgtgagtctgtaataccaacatgtttcaagcagaccaccatagtccctgtgcccaagaacactaaggtaacctgcctaaatgactaccgacccatagcactcacgtctgtagccatgaaatgctttgaaaggctggtcatggctcacatcaacaccattatcccagaaaccgtagactcactccaatttgcataccgtactaacagatccacagatgatgcaaaaggacaaaaggaacacctatatgagaatgcttttcattgactacagcttagtgttcaacaccatagtgccctcaaagctcatcactaagctaaggaccctgggactaaacacctccctctgcaactggatcctggacttcctgacgggccgcccccaggtgataagggtaggtaacaacacatctgacacgctgatcctcaacacggggcccttcAGTGAGTGCGTGCTCGAGTCACCCTCATGTACCCTTCGTTCAACTATACTGTAACGGGCCAGCGACGATACATCCAACCATCGTTAAATCATATTAAGTTTTCTGATCAAACagtgtgtagggcctgatcacaGTCAAcgatgagaaagcctatagggaggtcagacctgaccgtgtggtgcaaggacaacaacctctccggcCTCAACATGGatcaaagacaaaggagatgatcgtggaactacaggaaaaggaggacaagcacgcccccattctcatcgacgggactgtagtggagcaggttgagagcttttctagttccttggcgtccacatcaccaacaaactcagCATGGTCCAAGCAGcaccagacagtcgtgaagagggccacGACAAAACCTAATTCCCTCGCAGAGACTGAAAATTATTTGGCATTGGgttcctcagatcttcaaaaggtttttacagcttcaccatcgagagcatcctgaagcGGTATGGCAACCtgtcggcctccgaccgcagaggccactacagagagtagtgcctacggccagtacatcaccgggccaagcttcctgccatccaggacctctatacgcgcgcggtgtcagaggaagccctaaaaattgtcaaagactccagccacctagtcatagactgttctctcgctacgcatggcaagcggtacgggagcgccaagtctaggtccaagaggcttctaacagcttctacccccaagccataagactcctgaacagctaatcaaatggcaaccagactatttgcattgccctccccaCCCTCTTtctagctgctgctactctctgttattatctatgcatagtcaatttaataactctacctacatgtacatattaccttaattacctcgacaccggtgccatccgcacattgactctgtaccggtactcctggtatatagcctccacatttactctgtaccagtgccccctgtatatagcctccacattgactctgtaccagtgccccctgtatatagcctccacattgactctgtaccggtaccccctgtatatagcctccacattgactctgtaccagtaccccctgtatatagccctgctagtgttatttactgctgctctttaattattattttttattaaaactgcattgttggtgaagggcttgtaaaataagcatttcactgtatggtcaggcatcaggtatcctagtggttagagcattggaccagtaacaggaaggttgctggatcgaatccccgagctgacaatgtaaaaaatcTCTCgttgtgcccctgaacaaggcagttaacccactgttcctcagaagaatttgttcttaactgacttgcctagttaaatttaaaatacgtttacacttgttgtattcggcacatgacaaataaaatttagttgaccagagcagctctaccagggcagaaatatgacaaactgacttgttggaaaggtggcatcctgtgacggtgtcacattgaaagtcactgagctcttcaggaaggccGTTCTGCCAATGTTAggctatggagattgtatggctgtgtgctcaattttatgcaatgggtgaggctgaaatagccaaaaccACTAAtataaaggggtgtccacatacttttgtatatataaactGTAGTGTATGTGCAAGACATTACATGCATTTAGTTCCCTTTGACCAAtaaatgcagaaataaaatgcATCAAAAGAACATGCAGCCTGACATTGATAAAATCTCAGTATgattttattaatttaaaaaCAGGGAGTTAATCTTAACCAAAAtgtaaaatgaagaaaaaaaatacatcgCCTCAAATTAATGTACCATTAGTCTCTACTTAGTGTTCATAGTATCATTAGCATTTCTGGAACACTGCCTTACTCTGCTTTCCATGCTGCACCCTTCAGGCTTGACGTTTGTGACTCCGACTGTAATAACTCTTTATTGCATACAGAATAAGCTCAAAAGCCTAATTTCAAACTCTAGGAGATCAGGGGTGTAATCATTTAAACAAGAGTGTTtcaattggacaaattcagattaGTCCCTCCTCGCttcatttgcttccatttaagaaacgttttgcaacagatcGGCATAATGAATGGTCATGAATTCTTTAACTGAAGTGAAGGCTTTTTACTCCATAAAACAAATCTCATATCTGcagataaaatatgaaataaatagtTCCAGACAGCTGCTCATGATAGACATATGTGTGGCAAACGAAACATAAAACATTCTATTATGCCCCTTGTCCAACAAAGGGGAACATTTCCCCCATGCTGTTAGGAAGGGGTAGGGGATGAGGTGTCAAATCCTTACAACTCCTAAGCAATAACAATTATATACAAACAAATATGCCTGAAAAACTGAGGGGTTGGTTGGCACAGTCAGGAGTTAAATATGGTAACCACATTTATGGAAAGATGCAAATTTGTACAGCATATTAATATATGTACAAAGACAAATTAAAAGTGGGATAAATTACCCTCCATCTAACCAATAAGCTCATCTGCACAGAAATAAAGACATGTGGGCAGAGAAGGCCAGTCTCAGTGCAAATGCTCCAGCTTGCGAAGCCGCAGGGGGTTGGGCAGTGCCTGTGGGTTCGGGACAGCGGAAGCCTCTTGGTCGGGGGAGCGGAAGAGCACCCTACCCCGATGATTGAACATGTAGAAAGATGGGTGGTTCCTCAACGTGTCAAATGTCCTGAGAAACGGGAAGAGGGCATTGAGTCAAGTTTAAACTATACTCATTATGTTTTCAGTGAGATGGGTCAATAACATAGGGCTATCCATATAGGAAAGTCTATGACTAATATGAAATGGTGGCTTACTTGTTTTTCAGCTCTGAGGAGGCATCCATTTCTTTGAACTCTCCCGCGATGTGGACTATACCATAAATGGTCAGAACAAACGCTAACAAAGTCTGTAAGACAATCtgcaaaacaaaatgaaaacaatgtaGCAAACGGAACAATGAATACAATAGATAAACATCaaagaataaaataaatagaatgtAACTAGCTACAACAGTATTAAATAACTTACATCTACTGGTAGGGTTTCATTTTCTTTTTCTGTCAGACGCATGTAGGATCGATCTGGTGGTAGAAGAGAATAACATTTATCACACGAGGCAATGTGGCTACAGTTAAGACCAAAACAAGTTGGTAGCCTAGTTCCATCCATAACAGGGGTATATTCACTCCGCGGTTTGTGgctaaacgtttcttaaacggaagcaaacgaaatGGGGAGACCCCTATCTGAATTTGTCAAATAGTTTTATTTGCAAAACggaactgtttggactaatgattacaccccagatgTTGCAATCTAATTTGCATAACTGTTAGATAGTAACTTACTTGGGCTTAGGGAGGATAGCTTCCTTGTTTTCATTTTAACGAAGGCTTAGTtagtcaatttaaaaaatatatattttatgctAACATTGTACTAACATATCGCGTTGGCAAGCAGACAATGACtatttatttgtagatcagtcagcagTCGCCTGCACTGTCGAAAAGCCCATTGTTAGCTACTTTAGCTGCTTGCAGTGACAatcatatgatatgttaagtagctaactaactaaatagctaGTTAGTAGTTAGACATGTCTGGCATATTAACTCATTTCCATTGCTTGCTAAACTGTTTTGGCTGATGTGGAAtggaaattagctagctagctcgcgcTAGTTGACAGGCCGCAGTTCACTGCATGGCTAATATCTATGTGGATTTTGATCTAAACAGCAAAATAAAAACCCAGATATGTTTATCTTCTTTTTTGATATCGCACTTACGTTGCGCCGCTGAGAAAGCTGCATGAGCCAAGGCAAATAGACCAACACATACAACACCTTTCCAAAAAGACGAAGCCATCTTCATGAGGAAAGAAAGGAAATGAACAGTGTCGCTACAAAATGTCGTAAGCGATGAAGATGAACCCGGAAGTGAGATATTgagcttttcttcttcttctggggATTTTTTTAATGTCGgatggcaaccaactttaaggtgcttTACCgcaaccaactggactggagtgtagaCCAGAGATGGAAGGCCTAAACCTACCCAATGTTCTCAATATTATAATCTCACTAAGGAAATGAAATCCATAATTAAATACTACATCCCCTGATAATTTCCCCAAAGTAGTCAAATGCCTTCTTCTTTATTGGCTGATTtctcccaactcataggaatccccacccagttgactactttaaaatggtggaagccttcaatggcaatgtccatacTAAAACGAGTCCTCTATCTTTCTctaacaacaggcacaactcagatatgaagtagttttttttatttgcccAAAATGCCACGTGCGTTTACTTATATCAGTTCATTCGTAACAACCTTATTATTTGACAAAATAAGCCTCACATAGAAAATAAGCAAttccattttttgttgaccaaattcaacactttctcattgacctccattaAAAAATCCTTCACTTCGTGGATTTATTTTCGTGGAaagattttgggcggagtaaaacCTTTacccttcgcctcttcctctctgatctcATGGATTATGAAATTAAAAGCCTTTTTAGTCCATTACAGAGCATACATTGAATATATGTTTGATTTAGGATCGAATTATGCTACCCTCACTTCATATCATCTTTGCTTCCTTTACAGTTTTCAAACAAGGACTTCTATTCTAAAGTTTCTTTAAACATTTTTACCTGGAAATAGTTACTTTAATCTTTTATTCTCCAAAAATGGGTTGTTCCACCGCTAACCCAAtcacaaagaagaagaagaagaagggatgCTTGCCCaaaaaagtgatgttaggatatataaatTATCCTGTACAAGCTTTTTTGCCGAATACATTacattgttacaggtgtcaagcttatgtgcatgtggcagcagtgtgtaggagggaggttcctaggtgtgagaagtgtgcagaagacaaaggaatgtgtagcatggggaaagtagtggtatatGTTAGTTGTAGGGGTGGGGTGctcatggggctggggatcaacctgcgagagaggcaggttgaggtttccagggttagagtagtgcagaagttgtcttatgctgaggcagtgaagaaagtagaggaagatgggtcaaggggagggaccctgagaggagtggtgtgagtagtagatatgTACCAGTACAGAAGGATAGTGATatatttatagcaatggttactgtactgcagggatggtacgtaagtcgcagaaaattgaggttgtggtggcagctgcagagaggtatttgggtgtatgAGACTTGACTTCAGAAGAGTAGTGGTATGCTGTCCTTTCTGGCTTTTGGCCTGAGGCaggactagatagatgtaaatagtggagtagggtggtgagTTTTTAGTGAGTGTACTGTTAGATGGtaaggtatttgtttatttaattttaattttcaaGCAAGTATAAAGGAGTTATACTCCtatctagtaggtggcggtaatgcaacatttattggatgccaatcGCCGCTAAATCTCATCGAAGAAGAAGGGTTGTTCTCGAGCTAGCCACGCACGATATTCTGTTGCTGGTAGATATAGGGAGCTGATTTTGTTTCAGTTTATAATAAACAAAGCCTTGATAAGAAACACCGTAGACATGGCAGAGGCGATTCAGAAGAAATTACAATCTGAGCTAGAAAAATACCAGCAGATGCAAAAAGgtatgtagctaacgttagctcgctaactagctaacgttagctatagctATAATGTTACATGCATGGTACATCTCTGCTGGCATGGTCATTTATTGTTACCTCAGCAGCTAGCTAGAAATTGACATCTGTCTGGTTATACTGTAACAGCTAGCTATTAGGTAAAGTAACTTGCAAAATGTGCATTATTTCTTGAAATCTAACGTTAGACAACTGCCCTTTGCTACCTGATCTTCCATACCCATTTAAAGCGTATCTTTATAAAAACAAAAGTTATTTCAGTTTCAGAATATTCAAGCAAGCTAGCTGGTTAACACCTCgaacctgctttgtagtatacccctctgatcTTCCATCCCAATAATAGGTCGTCGTAAGATCAATAGTTTGTACAGTTGGCTACACCCTATACAGCACACCCTATATTGCATAATATTACCATAGACATGGATATTAGCTATGTCCCATTTACATCACTCAGTATCACTGGTCCTCGTGTACCCAAAGTTGTCATTGTTTACATGTGCATGTCAAGACCCACACTGATTTGCTAACGTTGCTTTTATTCCCTTTAGATGTTAGTAAGAGCATGTCAGCCAGGCAGAAACTGGAGGCTCAGGTGACAGAGAATAATATAGTCAAAGAGGTGAGTACACATCTCTATCCTTCTACAGTGGCGTTGAGGTTTCACAAGGGATGTTCAGTAAGTATGAATGAATCCCAATATATATTCCGCTGATGATACACTTCCTTTCCGTCTTTCAGGAGTTGGACTTGTTGGACACCCAGAACACAGTTTATAAGCTTATAGGTCCAGTTCTGGTGAAGCAAGACTTGGAGGAAGCCAAAGCCACAGTGGCAAAGAGGCTAGAATACATAAATGGGGAGATGTGAGTCTGAAAGATAATGTTTATTCATTTTAATAACTGCACAAGGTGTCTGAAATAACAACCGCTTATGGCCTAAAGTATAAAGTATTTCATCCAGAAGTATAACTCATTGTTCTGTCTGTTTTGGACTGTAGTCAAAGATATGAGACTCTACTAAAGGACATGGAGAAGAAGTCTGATCAGCACCGTGAGGTCCTGTCTAGTCTGCAGCAAGAGTACCAGAGGGCTCAGGGCCTAGCTGTGGGCAAGGTCTGACCAACAGATGGCAtggacgcacacgcacacacatacagggaGAAAGAAAAGCACTGAATCCAGCCGCAGAGCTTTGCTACTCACCCAACAATGTCGCCATAAATCCAATGACTTATTGTCCTTTGTACTTATTGTATGCAGCTGCTTGTTAGTGTGACTTCTGTTGCTGTTATTAGAATAAAtacattgtttttctttttgtgaTTAAATGCTTTGTTGTCCATCTTTTTCCTGTCACTAGTGAAATACAGTGCATGTTCTAGACATTATTTGGAACATATACATGTATTGGAGCTGGGGCACTGTGGTGAAGATGGCCACAGACCGACAGAAGTGATTACTTTGTTGGTCCCCCATGAGCCAGCCAGTGTGACTGGGATGAGTGAGTGAAATATGTATTGCTATCAGGGCCATGGGggatgtgttatatatatatWTTTTTTTAATTTTATGCATAAACCTAGAATGTTACTTTCCTGGCTAAATTGACAGACTCTGGATGATTTCAGACAACAGTGATTACACAACTTGAGTTCTGCCACGTGGTCTGGTGTCAACCAGGCTAAAATCTTACCTCAGGCCACAGCAACTCTTATTAAAATACCATGAATTATTTAATATGGCTAGTCTAGAAGTTGGGGACAAAAGAAATCAAACTAATGGTGAATGATGAAAATTCACTGAATAATTCTTATACAACATATATTTACAAATTGTTTTCCCAGCCTGTTAAAGCACTAAATAATATAGGCCCATGTAATGGAAGTCTGTCTTTTTTAGCGTTCTACACCACTACTTTGTACCACATGATGGCGCTACTGATCCCATTGACTCCCTAACATCCTCAGCTTCGAAGTTGCTACAATTCAGGTCCCTGacagttgtttgtgttgcaaataATACgtaaatgttatttaatcagatCATAAAGTAAATTATATATGAATTTTAAGC encodes:
- the pfdn6 gene encoding prefoldin subunit 6, with product MAEAIQKKLQSELEKYQQMQKDVSKSMSARQKLEAQVTENNIVKEELDLLDTQNTVYKLIGPVLVKQDLEEAKATVAKRLEYINGEIQRYETLLKDMEKKSDQHREVLSSLQQEYQRAQGLAVGKV
- the mmgt1 gene encoding ER membrane protein complex subunit 5, yielding MKMASSFWKGVVCVGLFALAHAAFSAAQHRSYMRLTEKENETLPVDIVLQTLLAFVLTIYGIVHIAGEFKEMDASSELKNKTFDTLRNHPSFYMFNHRGRVLFRSPDQEASAVPNPQALPNPLRLRKLEHLH